In the genome of Candidatus Electrothrix rattekaaiensis, the window CGATAAAGCAATCCCCCGCCACCAGCAAATGGGGTGTTGGACTCCCCTGCCCCAAGATGACATTCGCTTCGCTCTCGCGGGTACAGCATCGACAACGGGTGATCTCCTGATTGAGCACCTTGAGCTGCTGTCGGACATCTTCAGCAGCGGGTTTTGTCGCATCTATCGTAGCGGTCGCAACGTTGCGCCTTTGTGCAGGCGGTCTGCGAGAAGGAGCTGTTTTTTTAGTTTGATACCCCTGTTGTCCCTGTTGATGAGCACTCCCGGCAGGCTGCGGCGGAGATTGCCGCCCCCTGCCCTGCTCTCTCTCATGTTCTCCAAAAGCAGGTACTGACGGTGGCCTCTGTACCCGCTTGAGGAACTGCCGCAATGCGGGTACAGCAGGATAGGCGGTCAAGCCAATCTCCTGATGAAAAGCGAGCAGGCTGCGAACCTGTCCGGTCAATACGGCCAGTGCTGTCGGATCAACTGCCGGATCAATTTTCCCTGCTGTTTTCCCGCTCGATGACGGGACCGGATCTTTTTTTTGGGCTGACAAACGTTGCTCCAGTGCTTATATCTTTCTTGCAGATTCAAAGGAATCAACTGCCGGCTGACAGCCGGAAAACGGAAAATATACTGTCCTCAGTACACGCTTTATTTCATCAATACCAGGAATAATAGGAATACCAGGAGAAAAAACATGCCTATCTATGAATATGAGTGCAAAAAATGCGCAAAGCATTTCGAGCTGCTTACCACCTCATCCCATGACGAAGAAGCCGTCAAGTGCCCGGAATGCCAAAGCCTTGAAGTGCAAAAGACAATCTCTTCAGGTACGTTCCGGATGAGTTCCGGCGGATCTTCCATCCCCTGCGGCTCGCCCTCGGGTTGTCCGTCCGGGTCCGGTTTTTCCTGAGCATAAAAGCAAGAGAGCCCGTGCGGCTCTCCGTAATTTTTGAATTATAGCAGGGGCACGGCATGTTGTGCCGTGCCCTTACTACCTATCGTTCTGAGGAACAAGATACTCGCGCAACCTCTTTTCTTCCTGCTCAAGCAGGCTGAATAACGAACGAACAGTATCAAGATCTCCTTCCCTGGCAGCGGACTCCATACGATATGCCGCCTCTCGAACCCGCTCTGCCGAGGCGTTGGCGCACATGCCCTTAATTTTATGCGCACCGCTCAGAATACCTTCCAAATCTTCTTTATCCAGTGCTTTATCCATTACTGATTTCAACTCTTTGATATCTTGAGCTAAGAAAACGGGGAGCTGGTGCATAAACTCGTCAATTCCCTCATCATATCCGCCCATGCGCTCCACCAGATCGGCCCGATCAAAAATCGGAAGATGATCCAGGGAGATATCAGGTAAACTTTCCTGTTTTCCGTCTTCCTCTTTCGGTATTTTTTGCTGCGCTTCCTCTGCCGGACATTCTTTTGTTTTCATCGGGATGTTCGTTTGTTCCCGACTGAGCTGCTGCTGAAGCACACTGAACAGATGCTCCCGATTAACCGGTTTGGGAATATAATCATTCATTCCGGCGGCAAAGCATTTATCCCGGTCTTCTTTGGTGGCATCGGCTGTCATGGCAATAATCGGCACATCAGGCCGCAGGACACCGGAGTCGGGATTGCGGATATATCGCGTTGCTTCAAAACCGTCCATCTCCGGCATCTGAATGTCCATCAGGACGAGATCATACGCTTTTTTTCGCAGCATCTCAAGGGCCTGCACCCCGTTCTCCGCCACATCCGCAACCAGATCAATTTTTTTGAGAATGGACAGGGCCACATACTGATTGACCTTATTATCTTCCACCAGCAGCAGATCGGGCGCCGCAGGCAGAAAATTATGAAAACCTGTTTGTTCTTTTGTGGTTATAAAGGCATCTCTGGATGCTTTTCGGACCGATACTGTACACCGGAAGGTACTGCCCCGCCCCTGTTCGCTTGTCACCCCGACCTCGCCGTCCATGAGTTTGCTTAATCGTCTGCAGATTGCCAGTCCGAGACCGGTACCTCCGTACTTTCGGGAAGTCGAGGCATCGGCCTGAGAAAAAGAGTGAAAAAGCCGATCCATTCTTTCCGCAGGAATACCTATGCCGGTATCATGTACACTCATTTTGAGCTGAAGACGCTCGTCATCCTCCTCCTGTGCGGCAATTCGCACTGTCACGCCCCCGCGCTCGGTAAATTTGACGGCGTTGTTGAGAAAATTAAGCAGAATCTGCTGAAGACGCACCGGATCACCCATGAGAAAGGGGTGGATATCCGGGGAGATTTCCAGATGAAGATACAAGCCCTTGTCTTCGGCCCTGAGACGCATGGGCCTGATAACCGTTTCCATCAGATCCCTGAGATCAAAGACAGTCCGCTCCAGCTCCAGCTTACCGGCTTCAATCTTGGAAAAATCAAGAATATCGTTGATTAAAGAGAGGAGCAGCTCGGAAGAATTCATGGAAATTTCCGCGTATTTTCTCTGCTGCCGATTCAACCGGGTTTCCAGCAACAGACGGGTCAGGTTGATAATCGCGTTCATAGGCGTTCGGATTTCATGACTCATGGTGGCAAGAAATTCCGACTTGGCCTTTGCCGCTGATTCCGCCGCATCTCTGGCTCGGCGCAACTCTATTTCTCTCTTCCGATCCGCCGTCACATCGCGGATGGACTCAATGGCGGCAACAATTTTCCCATGGGTGTCCCTGAGCACCGAGGCGTTGCCGTGCAGACAGACAGCTCTTCCGTGCATGCTGACACTCGAGTTTTCCGCCGTTATCCTGTCACCCTCTCTGCGCACTTGATCATACGGGGCTTCAAGCTCCGACACAGATCGTCCCGCCATATTAATCAGGATCGGCCTGGGTTTCCCGTAAAAAGGCACGGCATAAGCATAATCTCCCTTGCCCAGCATGTCTTCCGCCGCAACACCGGTCAGCTCCTCCATCGCCTTATTCCAGGCCAGGACAATGCCTTTTCGGTCGATAATCAGCACTGCTTCCGGGAAGAATTCAATAATATCGGAAAGAAGGTGTTCCTTTTCCCGTAATGCCTCTTCAGTCCTGCGTCGCAACCTCACCTCTTTGATCATGCTCCAAGTCCAGCAGCCGAACAGAAGAAAAATAATACCCGCTGCCGCCACTACCGTGAACAGCAGATCATAATCAACGCGATGAGTATACTGTACAGAAATCCAGCGATGATAGACGGCATCGCGTTCCGGTTTGGAAAGGGCGCTCAGTCCCTTTTCTAAAATATTTCGCAGAATCGGCTCGTTTTCGGGAACAGCCAGGCGCAGATTATAGGTATAAGGCGTTTCTCCGGCTACGCGAACTTGCGTGAGGCCGGTTTCGCCGATATAATAGCTTGTCGGCAGGAGGGCGCCGACAAAAGCGAAGGCTTCGCCCTTCGCCACTATATGCAGGCCCTGCGTAATTGTTTCCGCCGAAACAAGATCAAGCTGCGGATGATCCCGCAGCAGCCATTCCTGGACTGCATATCCTTCCGCCACAACCACTTTTTTTCCGTTCAGAGACTCCAGATCGCCCAGATAAGCCACATTGGCGGCGGAAAAAATTGCCACCGGAAGCGAGAGATACGAGGAGGTAAAAAGAAAATCCTTTTGCCGTTCAGGGGTCTCGGCCAGGGCGGGCAGCAGCAGGGCCCGCTTGTCCCTGACAAACTGTTGCGCCTGTTGCCAGGAATCAGCAGGGATCGGCTTGAAGCGAACACGCAGCACCTTTTCCAAAGAGTGCAGATAGTCACCGGAAATTCCTTGGGGATGACCTTTGTCATCGGCAAATTCAACCGGTGCCCAGGCAGGATCAAAGGTAAAAGGAATCGTCGGATGCGCGGCCAGCCACTGCTCTTCCTCGGGTGTGAAAACAGGTCGGGCGATATCTGAGGAACCGCTTCCTAACCATTTTTCCCAAATCTCCTGTTTTTCCTCTTCGCTGAGGGAGAGATACGCTTTATCCAGAATAGATTGAAGAAAAGGCAGATCTCGACGGACAAGATAGGAGTGGCCCTGAAGTTTCTCAAGTTTTTTGAACTGTACATAATCTTTTACCTCAAGATTATTCAGATAATAATTCCGCAGCATATACCGACCGCTGTGTAACTCCTGAATCGCCGCATCAGCTTGGCCGCGAACAACGAGCTGAAGCATATTTATCGCATCTTCGGCCATCACAAAAGAGGCTCCGAGAATTTGCTCCCGCATAATTTTTTGCAGAGCATATCCCGTATAGGAAGCCAAGCGCTTTCCTTGTAATGATGCCAAATCATGGACAGCGTCATTATCAACACGGGCGAAAAT includes:
- a CDS encoding uracil-DNA glycosylase, producing the protein MSAQKKDPVPSSSGKTAGKIDPAVDPTALAVLTGQVRSLLAFHQEIGLTAYPAVPALRQFLKRVQRPPSVPAFGEHEREQGRGRQSPPQPAGSAHQQGQQGYQTKKTAPSRRPPAQRRNVATATIDATKPAAEDVRQQLKVLNQEITRCRCCTRESEANVILGQGSPTPHLLVAGDCFIGAASEQGQIWGTEEDAMLWRMMQAIGLDQNSVYVTNVIKCPHSGPVQPGSLTEKSCFTHLEKEIQIIQPSFICAMGDTATRALLKTKAPLVRLRGRFHSYRSPQGDTVQVMPTFHPRLLLQYPEMKQATWKDLQAVQRMLQVSSPER
- a CDS encoding zinc ribbon domain-containing protein; this translates as MPIYEYECKKCAKHFELLTTSSHDEEAVKCPECQSLEVQKTISSGTFRMSSGGSSIPCGSPSGCPSGSGFS
- a CDS encoding transporter substrate-binding domain-containing protein; the protein is MFLSFINIFFIRTGSATAREFVEQTATQAVKPDLIGLTAEELDWIEQHPVFRVGAFFLPPYIIQNHQGPPVGYMPDLLRTLSERVGLTPEFVWFDQLSKVLKQVEQGNLEAAMGMARTEERSRLFTFSAETMPLNMAIFARVDNDAVHDLASLQGKRLASYTGYALQKIMREQILGASFVMAEDAINMLQLVVRGQADAAIQELHSGRYMLRNYYLNNLEVKDYVQFKKLEKLQGHSYLVRRDLPFLQSILDKAYLSLSEEEKQEIWEKWLGSGSSDIARPVFTPEEEQWLAAHPTIPFTFDPAWAPVEFADDKGHPQGISGDYLHSLEKVLRVRFKPIPADSWQQAQQFVRDKRALLLPALAETPERQKDFLFTSSYLSLPVAIFSAANVAYLGDLESLNGKKVVVAEGYAVQEWLLRDHPQLDLVSAETITQGLHIVAKGEAFAFVGALLPTSYYIGETGLTQVRVAGETPYTYNLRLAVPENEPILRNILEKGLSALSKPERDAVYHRWISVQYTHRVDYDLLFTVVAAAGIIFLLFGCWTWSMIKEVRLRRRTEEALREKEHLLSDIIEFFPEAVLIIDRKGIVLAWNKAMEELTGVAAEDMLGKGDYAYAVPFYGKPRPILINMAGRSVSELEAPYDQVRREGDRITAENSSVSMHGRAVCLHGNASVLRDTHGKIVAAIESIRDVTADRKREIELRRARDAAESAAKAKSEFLATMSHEIRTPMNAIINLTRLLLETRLNRQQRKYAEISMNSSELLLSLINDILDFSKIEAGKLELERTVFDLRDLMETVIRPMRLRAEDKGLYLHLEISPDIHPFLMGDPVRLQQILLNFLNNAVKFTERGGVTVRIAAQEEDDERLQLKMSVHDTGIGIPAERMDRLFHSFSQADASTSRKYGGTGLGLAICRRLSKLMDGEVGVTSEQGRGSTFRCTVSVRKASRDAFITTKEQTGFHNFLPAAPDLLLVEDNKVNQYVALSILKKIDLVADVAENGVQALEMLRKKAYDLVLMDIQMPEMDGFEATRYIRNPDSGVLRPDVPIIAMTADATKEDRDKCFAAGMNDYIPKPVNREHLFSVLQQQLSREQTNIPMKTKECPAEEAQQKIPKEEDGKQESLPDISLDHLPIFDRADLVERMGGYDEGIDEFMHQLPVFLAQDIKELKSVMDKALDKEDLEGILSGAHKIKGMCANASAERVREAAYRMESAAREGDLDTVRSLFSLLEQEEKRLREYLVPQNDR